Proteins from a genomic interval of Flammeovirgaceae bacterium SG7u.111:
- the xerD gene encoding site-specific tyrosine recombinase XerD: MSPESQLIWEREIKAFRDYIKLERSLTQNTVEAYLRDISKLKEFLELHAIDKIPTQIQSLDIEQFLVFLYELNVSPYTQARILSGLKAFYKFLYFEDKLTEDPTSLISSPKLDRKLPEVLSVEEIDKMTAAIDHSKPEGARNRAIIETLYSSGLRVSELVNLQISNLFFDLGYIRVYGKGRKERLVPIGSEAMKYVEIYMSEVRNKIKIKSGEEDMVFLGRRGGRLTRVMIFLVVKDLAAKAGIHKTISPHTFRHSFATHLVEGGADLRAVQDMLGHESITTTEIYTHLDMDYLKSVIQDFHPRNGGGGI; encoded by the coding sequence ATGAGCCCGGAAAGCCAACTAATTTGGGAAAGAGAAATAAAAGCCTTTAGAGATTACATAAAGCTAGAGCGATCGCTTACGCAAAATACCGTGGAGGCGTATTTGAGGGATATCAGCAAGCTAAAAGAGTTTTTGGAGCTGCATGCGATTGATAAAATTCCTACACAAATTCAATCGCTCGACATTGAGCAGTTCCTTGTTTTCCTCTACGAACTCAACGTTTCGCCCTACACCCAAGCACGGATTTTATCGGGACTGAAGGCTTTTTATAAATTTTTATACTTTGAAGATAAACTGACGGAAGACCCTACCAGCCTTATTTCCTCTCCCAAGCTCGACAGGAAATTGCCTGAAGTGCTGAGCGTGGAGGAAATTGACAAAATGACCGCTGCTATTGACCACAGCAAGCCCGAAGGAGCAAGAAACCGTGCGATTATTGAAACGCTATACAGCTCGGGGCTGCGGGTTTCGGAGTTGGTGAACTTGCAGATAAGCAACCTGTTTTTCGACCTCGGCTACATCCGTGTGTACGGCAAAGGCAGAAAAGAGCGACTAGTACCTATTGGCAGCGAAGCCATGAAATACGTGGAAATTTACATGAGCGAAGTGCGGAATAAAATAAAGATAAAAAGCGGAGAAGAAGATATGGTGTTTTTGGGAAGAAGGGGCGGAAGGCTCACCCGAGTAATGATTTTTTTGGTAGTGAAAGATCTTGCAGCCAAGGCGGGTATTCACAAAACGATAAGCCCGCATACTTTCAGGCATTCATTTGCCACCCACCTAGTAGAAGGCGGCGCAGACCTCCGAGCCGTGCAAGATATGCTGGGTCACGAATCCATCACCACTACCGAAATATACACCCACCTCGATATGGATTACCTAAAATCCGTCATCCAAGATTTCCATCCGAGGAATGGGGGGGGAGGAATATGA